CAGCATCCATTGGCGTTGCAGGCCGCTGAAAACAATGCCGAGCTGGCTGCATTCGTCGAAGAGTGTCGCCACACCAAGGTTGCCGAAGCCGACATGGCAACCATGGAAAAGAAAGGCATGGCACTGGGAATTGAAGCAGTACACCCGCTGACCGGTGAAAAGCTTCCGGTCTGGACAGCCAACTTCGTACTGATGGATTATGGTTCTGGTGCGGTGATGTCAGTACCAGGCCACGACCAGCGCGACTGGGAGTTTGCCCGCAAGTACGGCCTGCCCATCAAGCAGGTCGTCGCACCGCTGAATGGTGACGTGAGCGTAGACCTCGAGAAAGAAGCCTTTACCGACAAGGGCGTACTGGTCAACTCCGGCAATTTTGATGACCTGGAGTTTGACGTTGCCTTTAAAGCGATTGCCAAGGAGCTGGAGCGCAAGAACAAGGGTCGCACCACCATCAACTACCGCCTGCGCGACTGGGGTGTTTCGCGCCAGCGTTACTGGGGCGCACCGATTCCCGTGATCAACTGCAGCAGCTGCGGCGCCGTGCCGGTGCCTGAAGACCAGCTGCCGGTGCGTTTGCCGGAAGAGGTCGAATTCGATGGCACAGGCTCACCGATCAAGAAGATGCGCGACTTCATCGACACGACCTGCCCCAAGTGCGGCGGTCCTGCTGAACGTGAAACCGACACCTTCGATACCTTCATGGAGTCCAGCTGGTACTACGCCCGTTATGCCAGCATGAATCCTGATGCCATGCTCGACCCCAAGCAGGCCAATCATTGGCTGCCGGTGGATCAGTACATCGGCGGTATCGAACATGCCATTCTGCACCTGCTCTACTCGCGCTTCTTCCACAAACTGATGCGTGACGAAGGTCTGGTCGACTCCGACGAGCCATTCAAACGCCTGCTGTGTCAGGGCATGGTACTGGCCGACAGCTTCTACTATGAAAGCGAAAAAGGCGGTCAGATGTGGGTCTCCCCGGCTGACGTTACCACCGAGAAAGACGAAAAGGGCCGCGTGATTCGTGCCACCGACGCCGCAGGTCGGGAGCTTAACCACGACGGCATGTCGAAGATGTCCAAGTCCAAGAACAACGGCATCGATCCGCAGATCATGATCGACCGCTACGGTGCCGATACCGTGCGTCTGTTCATGATGTTTGCCGCGCCGCCGGAGCAATCGCTGGAATGGCTCGACTCGGGAGTAGAAGGGGCACACCGCTTTCTGCGTCGCCTTTGGAAGCAGGTGCATGACCATCTGCAGCAGGGTATCGCATGCCCGGCACTGGACATTGAAGCACTTGACGAAACGCAGCGCGACCTGCGTCGCAAGGTGCACGAAACCATCGCCAAGGTGAGCGATGACATGGAACGACGCCAAACCTTCAACACGGCGATCGCAGCCGTTATGGAGTTGTCCAACGCCATCGGTCGTTTTGTGGATGTCAGCGAGCAGGGCCGTGCCGTGACCCGAGAGGCACTGGAAGCCGCCATCCGCCTGCTGTCCCCCATTGTGCCTCATATTACGCACCAGCTCTGGCTTGAACTGGGCCACACGGATGACCTGCTGCACACTCCTTGGCCCCAGGTGGATGCATCGGCGCTGACCCGCGCCAGCGTTGAACTGGTTGTGCAGGTCAACGGTAAGGTTCGCGCCAAGATTACCGTATCCGCCGATGCGGACGAAGACGTGATCCTGCACACCGCCCTGGCCAGCGAAAACGTACAGAAGCACCTTGAAGGCAAAACGATTCGCAAAAAAATCGTTGTGCCCGGCAAGCTGCTCAATATTGTTGTGGGCTGAACGGAGACTGCCATGACCAAGCGCCTGACCCTGCCCCTGTTTGCTGTACTGATGAGCCTGACACTGAGTGCCTGCGGCTTCAAGTTGCGCGGCCTCTATGATGTACCGGAGGTACTGCGTCAGGTGCATCTGGTAACCGAGTCCACACCCAGTCAGATTGAGCCGGAACTGCGCTCGGCACTGGAGGTGAACCGGATTAGCCTTACGGAGTCAGGCCGCTATCAACTGGAAATACTGTCGGAACGACATACTCGCCGTATCGCCACACTGACCGGTAATGCCGATGCGGCTGAATATGAACTGCGCTCGGAAATCCGCTTCCGGGTACTGGATCGTCAGCATGACAATGCGGTCGTAATGCCCGAACGCAGAATCATGAACGAACGTGTCTATCGCAACGAGCGCGACAACATTACCGCCAGCGGCTCACAGGAAATACTGATCAGACAGCAGATGCTGCAGGATCTTGCCCAGCAAGTGGTACGTCAGTACCTGCGCGTCAACACCGCGCAATGAAAACCCGTGCGGAACAGCTGAACGCTCAGCTGCAGCGTCTCACTTCCCCCGCCCCGGTATTTATGATCACCGGGGACGAGCCGCTGCAGCATGCTGAAAGCTGCGATGCCATTCGCGCCTGGCTGCGTCAGGCAGGCTTTACCGAGCGTGACGTGATGCATGTGGATGCAGGCTTCTCCTGGGAGCGCCTGCTGGAAAGCGCCAACGCCCTGTCCCTGTTTGCCGACCGCAAGATCATCGAGCTGCGCCTGGGCAGCCAGAAGCTGGACAAACAGGCCAGTGCACTGCTGCAGCGCTATCTTGATAATCCCGCTCCCGACAATGTGCTGTTGATTCAGGCCGACCGACTCGATGCCGGTGCAAAAAAAAGTGCCTGGTTCAAGCAGGTCGAAAAATGTGGGCTGGTAGTAGAGATCTGGCCAGTTGAGCCTGAACAGCTGCCGCAGTGGATGTCACAGCGTGCTGCCGCTCAAGGACTCCAACTCAGTGGCGATGCACTGCAACTGCTGTGTGCACGGATAGAGGGCAATCTGCTGGCAGCCAAACAGGAACTGGACAAGCTCAACCTGCTTTACCCCAACCAAACCATCGATGCCGAGCAAGTGGTTGAAGCCGTCGCAGACAGCTCCCGTTACGACATTTTTGCACTCAGTGATGCCGTACTGATGCGCGACCCCGCACGCTGCCAGAAGATCCTGCAGGTCCTGCGCCAGGAAGGCATCGAGGCCACTCTGGTACTCTGGGCGCTTACCCGAGAAATTCGGACCCTGCTCAACCTGCAGCGCGGACTGGCGTCAGGCGTACCCTATGACACCCTGTGCCAGCGAGAGAAAATTTGGGGCAAGCGCAAGCCGTTGATGCGCAAGGCCTGTCAACAGACGCCAGCGGCAAGGCTGGAAGGCCTGCTGGTACTGAGCCATGATATTGATTTGGCGATCAAGGGCCAGCTCAACAGTTGCCCCTGGCTACTGCTGTCCAGCCTCACACTCGAGCTTTCAGGCTGCCAGCTGGGCCTGCCACACCCGGTACACTAAACTGACAGATTCAGGAACGACTGTTAGTATTCAACGGCAGACTTGGTTGAGGAACCGGCATGAAGCTGTTGCGATACTCTGTATTACCGATCATTCCCCTGCTGCTGACCGCCTGTGGAGAGACACCGCCCGAGCGGATGAAGCAGGGGGATAAGCTGTATGCCTACTACTGCCAAAACTGTCACCAGAAAGCCGGACTTGGCCCTTTTCTGGAACAGGTCCCGCTCACTGAACGCTCATTGCAGCGACACGAGATCGTCCTGATGATCAAGCATGACTATGACCAGGGGCACAAACACATGCCCACCTTCAGCCAACTCAGCGACCTGCAGGCCGATGCACTGGCGGAATTTGTCATCGAGCGACGCAGGGCTCAGGCAAGAGCCCCCTCAAACCCCAACTGACGCCAAGCCTCGTACACCACGACAGCGCAGGCGTTGGACAGATTCAGACTGCGACTGTCAGCCAGCATCGGCAGGCGCAGGCCTGAATGCTGCTGAATGACTTCGGCGGGGAGACCCCGGGTTTCGGGGCCGAACAACAGCAGATCGCCGGGAGCAAAGTCGGCATCGGCGTAACCACGTTTTGCCTTGGTCGTCAGCGCCCAGACGCGCCGAGGCCTAAGCGCCTCCAGGCAGGACTGCAGATCATCATGTACCTGTACCCGGGCCCACTCATGGTAATCCAGCCCCGCCCGACGCAAACGTTTGTCGTCAAGATCAAACCCCAGTGGCCGGATCAAGTGAAGACGAAAGCCGGTGTTGGCACACAGGCGGATGATGTTCCCGGTATTCGGTGGAATTTCGGGTTGGTAAAGGGCCAGATCAAGCATCAGAGTCTCCGGTGGATCGGCCCACATTATACCGGCCAGCAGTTAATCGTCACCCTCTTCATCATTAAGACCGGAGGTATCCATCTGCAGCTCCTTGATCTTGCGCGTCAAGGTGTTGCGCCCCCAGCCCAGCAGACGAGCGGCATCACGTCGGCGACCAGCAGTGGCTCCCAACGCGGCGGTAATCATGACGTGCTCAAAGGCCGGCACAGCCTCCTGCAGGATACCTTCTGAGCCTCGTGCCAACTGCTGTTCGGCCCAGAGCCTCAATCCTTCCTGCCAGCTGCAACTGGTACCGGCCACCTTGGGATCATGTTGCTGCTGCTCCAGCAGCTCTGGCGGCAGATCAGAGACCAGCACCTCACGCCCGGATGCCATCACCGTCAGCCAGCGACAGGTATTTTCCAGCTGACGCACATTGCCAGGCCATGACAGATCACACATGAACTCGGCCGTTTCCGGTTTCAGTACCTTGGGTTCTACCGCCAGCTCTTCGGCCGAACTGGCCAGAAAGTGCCGTGCCAGGCGCGGAATGTCTTCGCGCCGCTCCGCCAGCCGCGGGATATGGATGCGGATAACATTGAGGCGGTGAAACAGGTCCTCACGGAAACGCCCGTCCCGTACCAGCTTCTCCAGATTCTGGTGGGTTGCAGCAATGATCCTGACATCCACTCGCACCGGTGTATGACCGCCAACCCGATAGAACTCGCCATCGGCCAGTACACGCAGCAGTCGAGTCTGGGTATCCGCCGGCATATCACCAATTTCGTCCAGAAACAGGGTGCCACCATCCGCCTGCTCAAAACGGCCGCGACGGCTCGCGGCGGCTCCGGTGAAGGCACCTTTCTCATGCCCGAACAGTTCGGACTCAATCAGGTCTCGCGGAATCGCCGCCATATTCAGTGGAATGAACGGCTTCTCTGCTCGCGGGCTGTGCTTATGCAGGGCATGAGCAACCAGCTCCTTGCCGGTGCCCGACTCACCGTTGATCAGCACCGTAATGTTTGAGTGTGCCAACCGCCCAATGGCACGGAACACCTCCTGCATGGCAGGCGCTTCACCGATAATTTCAGCCGCCTGCTCAGGCTGGGGTTGTGCCGTCTGCTCGCGCTGTTCTTGGGCATGTGCAACCGCACGTCGCACCAGTGAAAGCGCCTCATCCACGTCAAACGGTTTGGGCAGATACTCAAAGGCACCACCCTGATAGGAGGCCACGGCACTGTCGAGATCCGAATGGGCTGTCATGATGATGATCGGCAGCTGCGGCATCACCTCGTGCAGATGCTGCAACAGCTTCAGCCCATCCATGCCCGGCATGCGCACGTCACTCAGAATGGCATCCGGGTGCTCGTCTTCCAGTCGTGCCAGCAGTGGCTGCGCCGAATCGAAGGCTTCGGTCTCGAAGCCTGCCGATGTCAGCGCCTTGTCGAGAACCCAGCGGATCGAGCGGTCGTCATCAACGATCCAGACCTTGGCTGCTTGTGTCATGACTCAACTCCAGTGGTATAAACAGGTTGAAGCGGGTCTGCCCCGGCTCCGACGTAAATTCGATCAGCCCCTTGTGCTGATTCATGATCGACTGGGCGATGGACAGGCCCAGACCAGACCCCTGCGCCCGGCTGCTGACCATGGGGTAAAAAATGGTATCGGCAATTTCGTCGGGTATTCCCGGACCGTTGTCGATTATCTCAAGTGAGCACACCAGCCGATGCCGCTCTGTGCCCAATGTAATCTGGCGCAGAGCTCGTGTACGCAGCATGACCTGAGGCGCCGTTGTGCCGGCTTCCTCCATCGCCTGTACCGCATTGCGGATGATATTCAGAACCGCTTGAATTAATTGGCCCCGAGCACCATCAAACTCGGGAATACTCGGATCATAGTCGCGCATCAGTTTGACGCGATTACCGGTTTCGGCCTTTACCAGACTGCAGACATGCTCAAGAATGGCGTGAATGTTCACCCGTTCAATCACCGGCAGTTTA
This DNA window, taken from Marinobacterium iners, encodes the following:
- the trmL gene encoding tRNA (uridine(34)/cytosine(34)/5-carboxymethylaminomethyluridine(34)-2'-O)-methyltransferase TrmL, giving the protein MLDLALYQPEIPPNTGNIIRLCANTGFRLHLIRPLGFDLDDKRLRRAGLDYHEWARVQVHDDLQSCLEALRPRRVWALTTKAKRGYADADFAPGDLLLFGPETRGLPAEVIQQHSGLRLPMLADSRSLNLSNACAVVVYEAWRQLGFEGALA
- the holA gene encoding DNA polymerase III subunit delta translates to MKTRAEQLNAQLQRLTSPAPVFMITGDEPLQHAESCDAIRAWLRQAGFTERDVMHVDAGFSWERLLESANALSLFADRKIIELRLGSQKLDKQASALLQRYLDNPAPDNVLLIQADRLDAGAKKSAWFKQVEKCGLVVEIWPVEPEQLPQWMSQRAAAQGLQLSGDALQLLCARIEGNLLAAKQELDKLNLLYPNQTIDAEQVVEAVADSSRYDIFALSDAVLMRDPARCQKILQVLRQEGIEATLVLWALTREIRTLLNLQRGLASGVPYDTLCQREKIWGKRKPLMRKACQQTPAARLEGLLVLSHDIDLAIKGQLNSCPWLLLSSLTLELSGCQLGLPHPVH
- the ntrC gene encoding nitrogen regulation protein NR(I); this translates as MTQAAKVWIVDDDRSIRWVLDKALTSAGFETEAFDSAQPLLARLEDEHPDAILSDVRMPGMDGLKLLQHLHEVMPQLPIIIMTAHSDLDSAVASYQGGAFEYLPKPFDVDEALSLVRRAVAHAQEQREQTAQPQPEQAAEIIGEAPAMQEVFRAIGRLAHSNITVLINGESGTGKELVAHALHKHSPRAEKPFIPLNMAAIPRDLIESELFGHEKGAFTGAAASRRGRFEQADGGTLFLDEIGDMPADTQTRLLRVLADGEFYRVGGHTPVRVDVRIIAATHQNLEKLVRDGRFREDLFHRLNVIRIHIPRLAERREDIPRLARHFLASSAEELAVEPKVLKPETAEFMCDLSWPGNVRQLENTCRWLTVMASGREVLVSDLPPELLEQQQHDPKVAGTSCSWQEGLRLWAEQQLARGSEGILQEAVPAFEHVMITAALGATAGRRRDAARLLGWGRNTLTRKIKELQMDTSGLNDEEGDD
- a CDS encoding c-type cytochrome, producing MKLLRYSVLPIIPLLLTACGETPPERMKQGDKLYAYYCQNCHQKAGLGPFLEQVPLTERSLQRHEIVLMIKHDYDQGHKHMPTFSQLSDLQADALAEFVIERRRAQARAPSNPN
- the lptE gene encoding LPS assembly lipoprotein LptE, producing MTKRLTLPLFAVLMSLTLSACGFKLRGLYDVPEVLRQVHLVTESTPSQIEPELRSALEVNRISLTESGRYQLEILSERHTRRIATLTGNADAAEYELRSEIRFRVLDRQHDNAVVMPERRIMNERVYRNERDNITASGSQEILIRQQMLQDLAQQVVRQYLRVNTAQ
- the leuS gene encoding leucine--tRNA ligase, whose product is MNEQYTPQDIEPKVQQHWEQQDSFKADESAPGEPFYCLSMFPYPSGRLHMGHVRNYTIGDVVSRYQRMQGRNVLQPMGWDAFGLPAENAAMKNNVPPAKWTYENIDYMRHQLKQMGFGYDWSRELATCHPEYYRWEQWFFTRLMKKGLVYKKEAEVNWDPVDQTVLANEQVIDGRGWRSGALVERKKIPQWFLKITDYADQLLDDLDKLDGWPEQVKTMQRNWIGRSEGVELSFQVDGYGELEVFTTRPDTLMGVTYVAVAAQHPLALQAAENNAELAAFVEECRHTKVAEADMATMEKKGMALGIEAVHPLTGEKLPVWTANFVLMDYGSGAVMSVPGHDQRDWEFARKYGLPIKQVVAPLNGDVSVDLEKEAFTDKGVLVNSGNFDDLEFDVAFKAIAKELERKNKGRTTINYRLRDWGVSRQRYWGAPIPVINCSSCGAVPVPEDQLPVRLPEEVEFDGTGSPIKKMRDFIDTTCPKCGGPAERETDTFDTFMESSWYYARYASMNPDAMLDPKQANHWLPVDQYIGGIEHAILHLLYSRFFHKLMRDEGLVDSDEPFKRLLCQGMVLADSFYYESEKGGQMWVSPADVTTEKDEKGRVIRATDAAGRELNHDGMSKMSKSKNNGIDPQIMIDRYGADTVRLFMMFAAPPEQSLEWLDSGVEGAHRFLRRLWKQVHDHLQQGIACPALDIEALDETQRDLRRKVHETIAKVSDDMERRQTFNTAIAAVMELSNAIGRFVDVSEQGRAVTREALEAAIRLLSPIVPHITHQLWLELGHTDDLLHTPWPQVDASALTRASVELVVQVNGKVRAKITVSADADEDVILHTALASENVQKHLEGKTIRKKIVVPGKLLNIVVG